A window of the Gossypium hirsutum isolate 1008001.06 chromosome A03, Gossypium_hirsutum_v2.1, whole genome shotgun sequence genome harbors these coding sequences:
- the LOC107927899 gene encoding cyclin-dependent kinase inhibitor 7 isoform X2 gives MGDCMRSYKRSVERAEMEASKKRLLLSKRRKSVVSIELQELALASPADVELDNAITAASATSDVVFAGEKCCRLSSDEFSFSSCFSNGCCDVVEDSLRFVDLKAKSFETEISTCINVNSQKTTPLTEEEMKSPEIKTPPSPAKQPKTPSQEEIDEFFTVAENYEQKRFMEKYNYDIVKDMPVDGRYQWVRLKP, from the exons ATGGGCGATTGTATGAGAAGCTATAAACGAAGTGTAGAAAGAGCGGAAATGGAAGCTTCGAAAAAAAGGTTATTGTTATCGAAGAGAAGAAAATCCGTTGTTTCTATAGAATTACAGGAACTGGCGTTAGCTTCACCGGCGGACGTTGAGTTGGACAACGCTATAACTGCTGCTTCTGCTACTTCCGACGTAGTATTCGCCGGTGAAAAGTGTTGCAGACTTAGCTCCGACGAGTTTTCTTTTTCTAGTTGTTTTAGCAATGGCTGCTGTGATGTTGTCGAGGATAGCTTGAGATTCGTAGATCTAAAG GCCAAGAGTTTCGAAACTGAAATCTCGACGTGCATCAACGTCAACAG TCAAAAAACAACTCCATTAACCGAAGAGGAAATGAAATCGCCGGAGATAAAAACGCCACCTTCACCTGCAAAGCAGCCGAAAACGCCTTCACAAGAGGAGATCGACGAGTTTTTCACAGTAGCTGAAAACTACGAGCAAAAACGATTCATGGAAAA GTACAACTATGATATTGTCAAGGATATGCCAGTCGACGGTCGATACCAGTGGGTTCGGTTAAAGCCCTGA
- the LOC107927899 gene encoding cyclin-dependent kinase inhibitor 7 isoform X1, whose product MGDCMRSYKRSVERAEMEASKKRLLLSKRRKSVVSIELQELALASPADVELDNAITAASATSDVVFAGEKCCRLSSDEFSFSSCFSNGCCDVVEDSLRFVDLKAKSFETEISTCINVNRFSQKTTPLTEEEMKSPEIKTPPSPAKQPKTPSQEEIDEFFTVAENYEQKRFMEKYNYDIVKDMPVDGRYQWVRLKP is encoded by the exons ATGGGCGATTGTATGAGAAGCTATAAACGAAGTGTAGAAAGAGCGGAAATGGAAGCTTCGAAAAAAAGGTTATTGTTATCGAAGAGAAGAAAATCCGTTGTTTCTATAGAATTACAGGAACTGGCGTTAGCTTCACCGGCGGACGTTGAGTTGGACAACGCTATAACTGCTGCTTCTGCTACTTCCGACGTAGTATTCGCCGGTGAAAAGTGTTGCAGACTTAGCTCCGACGAGTTTTCTTTTTCTAGTTGTTTTAGCAATGGCTGCTGTGATGTTGTCGAGGATAGCTTGAGATTCGTAGATCTAAAG GCCAAGAGTTTCGAAACTGAAATCTCGACGTGCATCAACGTCAACAGGTTCAG TCAAAAAACAACTCCATTAACCGAAGAGGAAATGAAATCGCCGGAGATAAAAACGCCACCTTCACCTGCAAAGCAGCCGAAAACGCCTTCACAAGAGGAGATCGACGAGTTTTTCACAGTAGCTGAAAACTACGAGCAAAAACGATTCATGGAAAA GTACAACTATGATATTGTCAAGGATATGCCAGTCGACGGTCGATACCAGTGGGTTCGGTTAAAGCCCTGA